In Streptomyces sp. SN-593, a single genomic region encodes these proteins:
- a CDS encoding SAM-dependent methyltransferase — MPAGDASSSTSIDVTVPSVARMYDYLLDGKDNYPADRSATEQLLEQVPSMKVLALNNRQFLRRVVRVLAEEYGIKQFVDHGSGLPTQDNVHEIAQRIHPDARVVYVDNDPIVLAHGRVLLEQNENTAVIQADFRDTESIWESPEVHRLIDMDQPVAALFVSVLHCVKGTEDPAGMVHRVRDRLPAGSCLVVCQLVSEDPDVRRGVSEFMDQSTGGNWGEVREQSDLLTYLDGTELLEPGLVEVSTWRADSELALVQPSYEWIEYGGVGRVG; from the coding sequence ATGCCAGCCGGAGATGCGTCGTCGAGCACTTCCATCGATGTGACGGTGCCCAGCGTCGCCCGCATGTACGACTACCTTCTGGACGGCAAGGACAACTACCCCGCCGACCGCAGTGCCACCGAGCAACTGCTGGAGCAGGTGCCCAGCATGAAGGTCCTGGCGCTGAACAACCGCCAGTTCCTGCGCCGGGTGGTGCGGGTGCTCGCCGAGGAGTACGGCATAAAGCAGTTCGTCGACCACGGCTCCGGCCTCCCCACCCAGGACAACGTGCACGAGATCGCCCAGCGCATCCACCCCGACGCCCGCGTCGTCTACGTGGACAACGACCCGATCGTGCTCGCGCACGGCCGGGTCCTGCTGGAGCAGAACGAGAACACCGCCGTCATCCAGGCCGACTTCCGGGACACCGAGAGCATCTGGGAGAGCCCGGAGGTGCACCGGCTGATCGACATGGACCAGCCGGTGGCCGCGCTGTTCGTGTCGGTGCTGCACTGTGTGAAGGGCACCGAGGACCCCGCGGGCATGGTGCACCGGGTCCGCGACCGGCTGCCGGCCGGAAGCTGCCTGGTGGTCTGCCAGTTGGTCAGCGAGGACCCCGACGTGCGGCGCGGCGTGAGCGAGTTCATGGACCAGTCCACCGGCGGCAACTGGGGCGAGGTGCGCGAGCAGAGCGATCTGCTGACCTACCTGGACGGCACCGAACTCCTGGAGCCCGGCCTCGTCGAGGTGTCCACCTGGCGCGCCGACAGCGAACTCGCCCTGGTCCAGCCCAGTTACGAGTGGATCGAGTACGGCGGCGTCGGCCGCGTGGGCTGA
- a CDS encoding LmeA family phospholipid-binding protein: MTPSDKPQDRRTDTRISDAPAAPKEPGAPAAPEGPGAPAAPGAPEEPTAPEGARGTAAPGAPEESEAPAMPGHPGAPGTPAGPGAPAAPPETGAPARTPRRLVPGRRAVVVAGSVVVGLAVLAATANLVLAHTARERIARAASCRLAPTGSVSADLSGSMAGLRLLTGQVGTVHIRAEDVERDGMALTVAADLHEVTTKGTMSGGTATATVSFDELGKRLDRKGAGLRPESDGHGGLVLTGTLAGIPLPVTVHTSIRTGKDSVTVTPTDVDVLGRTIPVAQVTRGQGSSGLAAKLAPRTVKAPELPTGVALTGARTTGDGLALTLSVPASTSAGDAKGCAA; this comes from the coding sequence ATGACGCCCAGCGACAAGCCCCAGGACCGGCGTACGGACACCCGCATATCCGACGCACCCGCCGCGCCCAAGGAGCCCGGGGCCCCCGCCGCGCCCGAGGGGCCCGGGGCGCCCGCCGCGCCCGGGGCACCCGAGGAGCCCACCGCACCCGAGGGGGCCAGGGGCACCGCCGCGCCCGGGGCACCCGAGGAATCCGAGGCACCTGCCATGCCCGGTCACCCCGGAGCACCTGGCACCCCCGCCGGCCCCGGCGCGCCCGCGGCACCCCCGGAAACCGGAGCGCCCGCGCGGACGCCGCGGCGGTTGGTCCCCGGCCGCCGCGCCGTGGTGGTGGCCGGCTCCGTCGTCGTCGGGCTGGCCGTGCTCGCCGCCACCGCGAACCTGGTCCTCGCCCACACCGCGCGCGAGCGCATCGCCCGCGCGGCGAGCTGCCGGCTCGCACCGACCGGTTCGGTGTCGGCGGACCTGTCCGGGAGCATGGCCGGACTGCGGCTGCTGACCGGGCAGGTCGGCACCGTGCACATCCGCGCCGAGGACGTGGAGCGCGACGGCATGGCCCTGACCGTCGCCGCCGACCTGCACGAGGTGACCACCAAGGGCACCATGAGCGGCGGCACCGCCACGGCCACCGTCTCCTTCGACGAACTCGGCAAGCGCCTCGACCGCAAGGGCGCCGGTCTGCGTCCGGAGTCCGACGGCCACGGCGGCCTGGTGCTGACCGGAACCCTCGCGGGCATCCCGCTCCCGGTGACCGTGCACACCTCCATCCGCACCGGCAAGGACTCGGTCACCGTCACCCCCACCGACGTCGACGTGCTCGGCCGGACCATCCCGGTGGCGCAGGTGACGCGCGGTCAGGGAAGTTCCGGGCTCGCCGCGAAACTCGCGCCGCGCACCGTGAAGGCGCCTGAACTCCCCACGGGGGTCGCCCTCACCGGGGCCCGTACGACCGGCGACGGGCTCGCGCTGACGCTGTCGGTGCCGGCCAGCACGTCCGCGGGCGATGCGAAGGGCTGCGCCGCGTAA
- a CDS encoding TetR/AcrR family transcriptional regulator produces the protein MPATPPDAVSGPGLRERKKEQTRHELRESAARLFAAHGFAGTTIADIAAGANVSERTFFRYFDSKEALLLPDGAELFARVEAELTARPDTEPPFDAVCAALLAAAGAFGATSLTALTHSLEGTESLVMARLVKEFVRCEARLAALVERRLPPETPDRDLCAAVLAGAALSAARAVLRTQRGRRAAGTAEPTAAGLLPEALAQLARLPRIGTTDA, from the coding sequence ATGCCAGCCACACCCCCCGACGCCGTATCCGGCCCCGGACTGCGGGAGCGCAAGAAGGAGCAGACCCGGCACGAGCTGCGCGAGAGCGCCGCCCGGCTCTTCGCCGCCCACGGGTTCGCGGGCACCACGATCGCCGACATCGCCGCGGGCGCGAACGTCTCCGAGCGCACCTTCTTCCGGTACTTCGACAGCAAGGAGGCACTGCTGCTGCCCGACGGGGCGGAGCTGTTCGCCCGGGTCGAGGCGGAGCTGACGGCACGCCCGGACACGGAACCGCCGTTCGACGCGGTGTGCGCGGCGCTGCTGGCGGCCGCGGGCGCCTTCGGCGCCACCAGCCTGACCGCGCTCACCCACTCCCTCGAAGGCACCGAGTCCCTGGTGATGGCCCGGCTGGTGAAGGAGTTCGTCCGCTGCGAGGCCCGGCTCGCCGCGCTCGTCGAGCGGCGGCTGCCGCCGGAGACCCCCGACCGCGACCTGTGCGCGGCCGTGCTCGCGGGCGCCGCCCTGTCCGCCGCGCGCGCGGTGCTGCGCACCCAGCGCGGCCGGCGCGCCGCCGGCACCGCCGAGCCCACCGCGGCCGGACTGCTGCCCGAGGCACTGGCCCAACTCGCCCGACTCCCCCGGATCGGAACCACCGACGCATGA
- a CDS encoding MMPL family transporter translates to MSSRSPSEPPQSEPPAPPGPGHNGTDSAQGPNGQAGPSGQASPSGQAGPNGRPGSNGQLGGLGRIGAFCACHPVRVVAVWLVLLVLALGGRHVVGPTFSDKVSLPGSSSDRGADLLRTSDPAAGATTGKVVLHVGSGTVASHRQAVDESVDRLAAMPHATSVSGQTTSSDGRTAYRTVSFDVQLKTLGHGYTDTLDEAVAPARADGVRVAFGGDFDQVTRAPANDSASEAVGVVAALLILLLAFGSVLAALLPLLTAVVGVGVGVGVVSVVAGAVTFATAAPTLAVMIGLGVGIDYALFLTTRFRQDLIDGRDPRQAVARTTDSSGHAVLVAALTVAVALLSLYACGLTFIGKLGLAATLAVVVTACASLTLVPAALALVGRGIDRVAVRRRPVAETTGASDGWHRYARTVARHPVRFLAAGVTVLVVCAVPMFSMRLGHVDDGADPKGSTSRTAYDWIADAHGPGFGPGANGPFTVVVDLAGATASPDTVADDLTRALRDTPDVAAAGEVRPSSDGKILVTSVQPASAPQSAATGALFDALGRHTLPDALRGTGARAHLTGTPAAQLDFRDKVAERLPVIIGIVLVCAFVLLMAVFRSLVIPLKAVVLNLLTTGASYGVLVAVFQWGWGGGLFGLPEAVPIESYVPMMMFAIVFGLSMDYEIFLLSRISEAWRRTGDNTASVGTGLAATGRVVSGAALIMTAVFLSFTASPTVVVKMLALGLAVSVVLDATLVRLVLVPSTMFLIGRANWWLPRRLDRVLPHLRA, encoded by the coding sequence GTGTCTTCCCGCTCCCCGTCCGAACCCCCGCAATCCGAACCCCCGGCGCCCCCGGGCCCCGGCCACAACGGCACGGACAGCGCCCAGGGCCCGAACGGCCAGGCAGGTCCGAGCGGCCAGGCAAGCCCGAGCGGCCAGGCAGGCCCGAACGGCCGGCCGGGCTCGAACGGCCAGCTCGGCGGCCTCGGCCGCATCGGCGCCTTCTGCGCATGCCACCCGGTCCGGGTCGTCGCCGTCTGGCTGGTCCTGCTCGTTCTCGCGCTCGGCGGCCGGCACGTCGTCGGCCCCACGTTCAGCGACAAGGTCAGCCTGCCCGGCAGCTCGTCGGACCGCGGCGCCGACCTGCTCAGGACCTCCGACCCGGCGGCGGGCGCGACCACCGGCAAGGTGGTGCTGCACGTCGGCTCCGGCACCGTCGCCTCGCACCGGCAGGCCGTGGACGAGAGCGTCGACCGCCTCGCGGCGATGCCGCACGCCACCTCGGTCTCCGGGCAGACCACCAGCTCCGACGGCCGGACCGCCTACCGCACCGTCTCCTTCGACGTGCAGCTCAAGACCCTCGGCCACGGCTACACCGACACCCTGGACGAGGCGGTGGCGCCCGCCCGTGCCGACGGCGTGCGGGTCGCGTTCGGCGGGGACTTCGACCAGGTCACCCGCGCGCCCGCGAACGACTCCGCCAGCGAGGCGGTCGGCGTCGTCGCGGCGCTGCTGATCCTGCTGCTCGCGTTCGGCAGCGTGCTGGCCGCGCTGCTGCCGCTGCTGACCGCCGTGGTCGGTGTCGGCGTCGGTGTCGGCGTGGTCAGCGTCGTGGCGGGCGCCGTCACCTTCGCCACCGCCGCGCCCACCCTGGCCGTGATGATCGGGCTCGGTGTCGGCATCGACTACGCCCTCTTCCTGACCACGCGGTTCCGCCAGGACCTGATCGACGGCCGCGACCCGCGCCAGGCCGTCGCCCGGACCACCGACTCCAGCGGCCACGCGGTGCTGGTCGCCGCCCTCACCGTGGCGGTGGCCCTGCTCAGCCTGTACGCCTGCGGCCTCACCTTCATCGGCAAGCTCGGGCTCGCCGCGACCCTCGCGGTGGTGGTCACCGCCTGCGCCTCGCTGACGCTGGTGCCCGCCGCGCTCGCGCTGGTCGGCCGCGGCATCGACCGGGTCGCGGTGCGCCGCCGCCCCGTCGCGGAGACCACCGGCGCGTCCGACGGCTGGCACCGCTACGCCCGCACCGTCGCCCGCCACCCCGTACGGTTCCTCGCCGCAGGCGTCACGGTGCTCGTGGTCTGCGCGGTGCCGATGTTCTCGATGCGGCTGGGGCACGTGGACGACGGCGCCGACCCGAAGGGCTCCACGAGCCGGACCGCCTACGACTGGATCGCCGACGCCCACGGCCCGGGCTTCGGCCCCGGCGCCAACGGCCCGTTCACCGTCGTCGTCGACCTCGCCGGCGCCACCGCCTCTCCGGACACCGTCGCCGACGACCTGACCCGCGCCCTCCGGGACACACCCGACGTGGCGGCGGCGGGGGAGGTGCGGCCCAGCTCCGACGGGAAGATCCTGGTCACCAGCGTCCAACCGGCGAGCGCGCCCCAGTCCGCCGCCACCGGTGCGCTGTTCGACGCGCTCGGCCGCCACACCCTGCCCGACGCGCTGCGCGGCACCGGCGCCCGCGCCCACCTCACCGGAACCCCCGCCGCCCAACTCGACTTCCGCGACAAGGTGGCAGAGCGGCTGCCGGTCATCATCGGCATCGTGCTGGTCTGCGCCTTCGTGCTGCTGATGGCGGTCTTCCGCAGCCTGGTCATCCCGCTGAAGGCGGTCGTGCTCAACCTGCTGACCACCGGGGCCTCGTACGGTGTCCTGGTCGCCGTCTTCCAATGGGGCTGGGGCGGGGGCCTGTTCGGCCTGCCCGAGGCGGTGCCCATCGAGTCCTACGTGCCGATGATGATGTTCGCCATCGTCTTCGGACTGTCCATGGACTACGAGATCTTCCTGCTGTCCCGGATCTCCGAGGCGTGGCGCCGCACCGGCGACAACACCGCCTCCGTCGGCACCGGACTCGCCGCCACCGGGCGGGTCGTCTCCGGCGCCGCCCTGATCATGACGGCGGTCTTCCTCTCCTTCACCGCCTCGCCCACCGTCGTGGTCAAGATGCTCGCGCTCGGCCTGGCGGTGAGCGT